A single Flavobacterium sp. 1 DNA region contains:
- a CDS encoding tetratricopeptide repeat protein, translating into MFRKSIFYLFLFLTICICKIHAQNDSNKIIDSLKTVLKQVKSKSQKTAVLIKLSSYSEYIGPDKAIKYAKQGLTYAQKINDTEEIGLAYTNLGIAYEIKSDYPHALENLYKALEISEKTNDLKTLTALYNNIGLIYIDLKNYKQGLVFYNKALKLSYQTKKDRNISLLLNNIGDVYLQQKEYKKALIYFYKALIINKKNDETAGIGINLTNIGICYINIKNYEKGIEMLYKSINAYNDNSNLYNTYNNYELGRAYYLMSQDEKYASNKNKYLEKSVNLLENVLEKFIKYNSLKDIQDTYFYLSKGYKIRGNIKLALDSFEKYSTIKDSIFSKDSEKKLANLEFQREIDLRDKQIEIQTLKINSDTRKVYLLITTSISVAILLVLFLYLYISKRKNNELLKEKTQ; encoded by the coding sequence ATGTTTCGAAAGAGTATCTTTTATTTATTTCTTTTTTTAACTATTTGCATCTGTAAAATTCATGCACAAAATGATAGCAATAAAATTATTGATTCATTAAAAACAGTATTAAAACAAGTAAAAAGCAAATCTCAAAAAACGGCTGTATTAATAAAACTTTCCTCCTATTCAGAATATATCGGTCCTGATAAAGCAATCAAATATGCGAAGCAGGGATTAACTTATGCTCAAAAAATAAATGACACCGAAGAGATTGGTTTAGCCTACACCAATTTAGGCATCGCTTATGAAATAAAATCTGATTATCCCCATGCTTTAGAGAATCTTTATAAAGCTCTTGAAATCAGCGAAAAAACGAATGACCTCAAAACACTCACTGCTTTATATAATAATATCGGATTAATTTATATAGACCTTAAAAATTACAAACAAGGTCTTGTTTTTTACAACAAAGCATTAAAATTAAGCTATCAAACAAAAAAAGACAGAAATATTTCTCTTCTTTTAAATAATATAGGAGATGTTTATCTGCAACAAAAAGAATACAAAAAAGCACTGATTTATTTTTACAAAGCCCTTATAATCAACAAAAAAAATGACGAAACCGCAGGCATTGGCATAAATCTTACCAATATTGGCATTTGCTATATCAACATAAAAAATTATGAAAAAGGAATCGAAATGCTGTATAAGTCTATAAACGCTTATAACGACAATTCAAATCTGTATAATACATATAATAATTATGAACTTGGCCGTGCCTATTACTTAATGTCTCAAGATGAAAAGTATGCAAGCAATAAAAATAAATATCTTGAAAAATCCGTTAACCTCCTTGAGAATGTTTTAGAAAAATTCATAAAATACAACTCTTTAAAAGACATCCAAGACACCTATTTTTATCTGTCAAAAGGATATAAAATTAGAGGTAATATTAAATTGGCTTTAGACAGTTTTGAAAAATATTCAACAATAAAAGATTCAATATTTTCAAAAGACAGCGAAAAAAAATTGGCTAATCTTGAATTTCAAAGAGAAATTGATTTAAGAGACAAACAAATAGAGATACAGACTCTTAAAATAAATAGTGATACCCGAAAAGTCTATCTGTTAATTACAACATCTATTTCTGTTGCCATATTATTAGTACTGTTTTTGTATTTATACATTTCCAAAAGAAAAAACAACGAACTGCTTAAAGAAAAAACACAATAA
- a CDS encoding peptidylprolyl isomerase — MKSKIILLLFLGVFNLHAQNTKNKAVSKKPVATAAKPAVAAEGIFATIATNKGNITVQLFYQKTPVTAANFISLAEGKNPFVTVERLKGKPFFDGLKFHRVINDFMIQGGDPEGNGSGGPGYDFKDEFNDSKFDKAGILAMANSGPATNGSQFFITHKDTPWLTGKHTIFGQVTQGMGIVNSIVQDDVITKITITRKGDLAKKFDAVKVFSDYFNNKSEDQKKQAAIDAENKKKQAAIDAETKRVYLEKYAPVIKAKVAYFAAEKAKATTTPSGLAYTVVTKGNGIKPADGSTFYFHYAGYFEDGTLFDSSYEEVSKAYGKFDENRAAQNGYKSFPFTAGKKEGLIPGFLEGIATMSYGEKTILFIPSNLAYGERGAGGVIPPNASLIFELEMFEKQQ; from the coding sequence ATGAAATCTAAAATCATATTATTACTCTTTTTAGGAGTATTCAATTTACATGCACAAAATACTAAGAATAAAGCTGTATCAAAAAAACCTGTAGCCACAGCAGCAAAACCAGCCGTAGCTGCTGAAGGTATTTTTGCTACAATTGCAACCAATAAAGGAAACATAACTGTTCAGTTATTTTATCAAAAAACACCTGTTACTGCAGCAAACTTTATAAGTCTGGCCGAAGGGAAAAACCCATTCGTAACTGTTGAAAGATTAAAAGGGAAACCTTTTTTTGATGGTTTAAAATTCCATAGGGTAATAAACGATTTCATGATACAGGGAGGAGATCCTGAAGGCAACGGTTCTGGCGGACCTGGTTATGATTTCAAAGATGAGTTTAATGATTCCAAATTTGACAAAGCAGGAATATTAGCTATGGCAAATTCTGGACCGGCAACTAATGGAAGCCAATTTTTCATTACGCATAAAGACACGCCTTGGCTTACAGGAAAACATACTATTTTTGGTCAGGTAACACAAGGAATGGGTATTGTTAACTCCATTGTTCAAGATGATGTTATCACAAAAATTACCATAACCAGAAAAGGAGATTTGGCTAAAAAATTTGATGCTGTAAAAGTATTCTCTGATTATTTTAACAATAAATCAGAAGATCAAAAAAAACAGGCAGCAATAGATGCCGAAAACAAGAAAAAACAAGCAGCTATTGATGCAGAAACCAAAAGAGTATATTTAGAAAAATATGCTCCTGTTATTAAAGCAAAAGTGGCTTATTTTGCAGCTGAAAAAGCCAAAGCTACCACTACTCCATCCGGATTAGCTTATACTGTAGTAACAAAAGGAAACGGCATTAAACCTGCTGACGGATCTACTTTCTACTTCCACTATGCCGGTTATTTTGAAGACGGAACACTTTTTGACAGCAGTTATGAAGAGGTAAGCAAAGCTTATGGAAAGTTTGATGAAAACAGAGCTGCTCAAAACGGCTACAAATCATTTCCATTTACAGCTGGAAAAAAAGAGGGCTTAATCCCGGGATTTTTAGAAGGAATTGCCACCATGTCTTATGGCGAAAAAACTATTCTGTTTATACCCTCCAATCTCGCTTATGGGGAGAGAGGTGCCGGAGGTGTGATTCCGCCAAATGCCTCTTTAATTTTCGAATTGGAAATGTTTGAAAAACAGCAATAA
- a CDS encoding sensor histidine kinase KdpD gives MNLQKDKFYSIIAHDLRGPFSGFLGLTELMAEDIDDMSNEEIKFAASNMRSSAKNLFNLLENLLEWTRMEQNSVPFEPKEYPLKSAVLDSIITFHSITEQKEITIHTEIPSNLVIFSDKNMFQAVIRNIVLNAIKFTPKKGTIHIHALENPENITITIKDSGIGMHQDLIDDLFKIDTKNNRVGTENEPSTGLGLILCKEFVEKHKGQIWAESEEGKGSTFHISFPKKQDA, from the coding sequence ATCAATTTACAAAAAGATAAATTTTATTCCATTATAGCACATGATCTAAGAGGTCCTTTCAGTGGCTTTCTCGGACTGACAGAATTAATGGCCGAGGATATTGATGACATGAGCAATGAAGAAATAAAATTTGCCGCATCTAATATGAGAAGCTCAGCAAAAAATCTTTTCAATCTTTTAGAAAATTTATTAGAGTGGACTCGTATGGAACAAAACTCAGTCCCATTTGAACCAAAGGAATATCCATTGAAATCTGCTGTTTTAGACAGTATCATCACATTCCACAGTATTACCGAGCAAAAAGAAATAACCATTCATACTGAAATCCCAAGCAATCTTGTAATATTTTCAGATAAAAATATGTTCCAGGCTGTAATTCGGAACATTGTTTTGAATGCAATAAAGTTTACGCCAAAGAAAGGAACAATCCACATACATGCATTAGAAAATCCTGAGAATATAACCATCACAATTAAAGATTCAGGAATTGGAATGCACCAGGATTTGATTGATGACTTGTTTAAAATAGACACAAAAAACAACCGAGTTGGAACCGAAAACGAACCAAGCACAGGTTTAGGCCTAATTTTATGCAAAGAGTTTGTTGAAAAACACAAAGGCCAAATTTGGGCCGAAAGCGAGGAAGGAAAAGGAAGTACATTCCATATTAGTTTCCCAAAAAAACAAGATGCATAA